The sequence ATCAAACTGAATAAAACTTGTTTACATATTTCAAACCTTCCAGCTAAGTGATTGATCAACTTGACCCGCAACATATGAAGCTAGCCCTGAGTCATCGGTCTGCAATTATCAACAGAAACACAAAAAGATATATAAGTATTAAGCATTTTGGATTTCAAATGTATTCATCATTTGTAGCCAAACTGACTTTGTCTATTTTCCCAAGATCCAACCCTTCGAAGTTCTTCAAGGTCAGACCTCTAGGAAGCGCGAATCTGCAAAAGATAATATCCATCaggagaagaagcaaaagatctcacaaattggtttatatatatgaaatatgatGGTGGAGGAAGTTTCATCACCTGTTTTTGATGTCGGATTCTCTGCGTCCAAGCCTAGGGGTATCAACAGTAAGAGCAATCGCTTTGAAACCAGCTTCTTCAGCTCGTTTCACAAGCTGCCTAACCACGTTTCTATCCTTATAGACCTGAATCAATAGCCTAACTCAAGCCAAAAAAACATAACCGAGAAAATAAATACATGAAATGTCTTGTGAATGCTTACATAGAGTTGGAAAAAGCGAATCCCAGGTCCTGTGGAAGCAACTTCCTCAACACTAGACGTCGCCCATGAAGACAAAGTCTGAAAACATATCAAACAGTACTTAGACAGTTGGAAACAAAACGAGACAGCCtgtaaagaaaaatatcaaaggaCACAAAAAATGAATGCAAAAAaggtgtgtgtgagagagagttAGAATCAAAACCATGATCGTTCCAGCAGCTGAAGTAGCTCTAGCGGTTGCAAGCTCACCTGCAAGGACAATAAGACATTTCATTCACATAGAGCCATTACTCTTAAGACAAAACATACATCTCCTTCTTGACAAGGCATAACTCTAATAAAAGGACATACCATCAGGGTGAGCCATTTTCTGCATAGCAGTAGGAGCAACCATGATTGGCATAGATatgttaaaccctaaaacagTCGTGCTCACATCAATCTTGCTTACATCGATCAGAATCCTAGGCctaaatctgtttttttttttaaatcaacacacaaccaaaccaattaatatactttaaaacaattaaaataaaaaaataagactCCTTACAGAATCCTGGAGAAGGCGTTACGATTCTCCTGAAGAGTCCACTGATCCTCTGCACCAGATGCATAGTAATCATAAACCATCTTTGGTAGTTTCTCCTTTGCTATCTTCTCGTATTCCATCACGTTCGTTATCTccatctttttataaaatttctgCGTCGAATTAAAACATCTCTTTCATATTCACATCatcaaaaaatcattttcaagaATTTACAAGAATCAAAAACAAGAACAATGACTGAGTGAGTGAACTACAATAGTACAGTAAGCGATCACATAATCAAACCGAAAACATAACCGATATGGATTCTAAAATCACAAGATCTTTcacaaaaaaatcagaaaagctTACAGAGAGCTTACCTAGAGCGAGAGAGGGCGGCTTGGTTGGTGTTCTTGAGTAGGTGGCGAAGAAAACTATAAGgagaataaaaatagaaaataacaaaatgttGATTGAATATTCCTGATATAGAGATCTCGATAGTCACAAAATTAGGTACGTctctgttatttttttaataccaCTGCTATATCTTATAGTCCCAAAGTAAGACAgctaattttctaattttatagtCAATCTTTTACAATGATGCAGCTAAGTTTCTGCAAATCCTGAACAGTGTCAGTGCATGCATGAACGCAAATATTCCTACTTCTTACAGTCAACGACAAAGGTCTCATATCATATGGGGTATGATCTCAGCCCACATAACCACCTCAAGTTTAACCCGGTTAACGGTACTGATAAATCAATACAATTTAAAATCACAATGCGGATATAAAAACACTTTGGCAATAGGGGTAAGAGTTAGAAGAGTCTTTGTATATATCATATGTTACACTGATGCTGACATCAACCCAATTAGGTGGGTTGGGCAGAGAGAGTTACCTTCACCGAATTATGTGGGTTAGGCAGAGAGCTTTTTTTTCACTAATCTATGAACATAGAGATAACTCTGCTCTTGGATCCTCTGTTTTTTCTGACTTCGAGTAAGAAACT comes from Raphanus sativus cultivar WK10039 unplaced genomic scaffold, ASM80110v3 Scaffold0548, whole genome shotgun sequence and encodes:
- the LOC108849817 gene encoding glycolate oxidase 3: MEITNVMEYEKIAKEKLPKMVYDYYASGAEDQWTLQENRNAFSRILFRPRILIDVSKIDVSTTVLGFNISMPIMVAPTAMQKMAHPDGELATARATSAAGTIMTLSSWATSSVEEVASTGPGIRFFQLYVYKDRNVVRQLVKRAEEAGFKAIALTVDTPRLGRRESDIKNRFALPRGLTLKNFEGLDLGKIDKTDDSGLASYVAGQVDQSLSWKDIKWLQSITSLPILVKGVITAEDARIAVEYGAAGIIVSNHGARQLDYVPATIMALEEVVKAVEGRLPVFLDGGVRRGTDVFKALALGASGVFVGRPSLFSLAANGEAGVRKMLQMLRDEFELTMALSGCRSLREISRNHIKTDWDFPHYLPAKL